A stretch of Henckelia pumila isolate YLH828 chromosome 4, ASM3356847v2, whole genome shotgun sequence DNA encodes these proteins:
- the LOC140863084 gene encoding uncharacterized protein → MSNEDIRRVSLQDIQLVQNLIERCLQLYMSRAEIVSTLLHQAKIEPGFTELVWQKLESENQEFFKAYNLRLMVKDQILQFNQLLARQVDLMHQTCPTGPPSIPLTNGCHIQPAYQTPQPTGFSIKPESMHQVMGVIPNLYTNGATTLQPCMQVAVDMMCHSGRIDVPANSLLAQNSDTIMMQGMNGGMIKLEPGYAGNSSCIFGADSNLLDHGATIGEGSVPSFVGAESSSPMLNETMLDPEMNSFGFLGQISRNFSFSDLAADFSHSTDILESYSRSPFLGTDANFLEPRFREDQQDIRRLETISEALSYDDFGSE, encoded by the exons ATGTCTAATGAAGACATAAGAAGAGTCTCGCTACAGGATATACAGCTT GTTCAAAATCTCATAGAAAGGTGTCTTCAGCTTTACATGAGTCGGGCTGAAATTGTGAGTACCCTGTTACACCAGGCAAAAATCGAGCCCGGATTCACCGAACTTG TGTGGCAGAAACTTGAATCTGAAAATCAGGAATTTTTCAAGGCATATAACCTGAGGTTGATGGTGAAGGACCAGATATTACAGTTCAATCAGTTGCTAGCGAGACAGGTTGATCTAATGCACCAAACATGTCCAACGGGGCCTCCTTCCATTCCTCTTACAAATGGATGTCATATTCAACCAG CTTACCAGACCCCACAGCCTACTGGATTTTCCATAAAGCCTGAAAGCATGCACCAAGTTATGGGTGTGATACCTAATCTTTACACTAATGGTGCGACGACCCTGCAACCTTGCATGCAAGTTGCCGTGGATATGATGTGTCATTCTGGAAGGATTGATGTGCCAGCAAATTCACTGTTGGCTCAGAACTCAGATACCATAATGATGCAAGGAATGAATGGAGGGATGATTAAATTGGAACCTGGCTATGCCGGTAATTCTTCATGCATATTTGGTGCTGACAGCAATCTTCTTGATCATGGTGCGACAATTGGTGAAGGATCAGTTCCTTCTTTTGTCGGTGCTGAGTCCAGTTCTCCTATGTTGAACGAAACTATGTTGGACCCAGAAATGAATTCATTTGGTTTCTTGGGACAGATATCTCGGAACTTCAGCTTCTCGGACTTGGCTGCTGATTTTTCTCATAGTACTG ATATACTTGAGAGTTATTCTAGATCACCATTCCTTGGAACCGATGCAAACTTCCTGGAGCCTCGTTTCAGGGAAGACCAGCAAG ATATTAGGAGGTTGGAGACAATATCAGAGGCATTGAGTTATGATGATTTTGGCAGTGAATGA